In one Colletotrichum destructivum chromosome 2, complete sequence genomic region, the following are encoded:
- a CDS encoding Putative CAP Gly-rich domain-containing protein, whose translation MSVTTTTATAAHAPTHRSLAHPPRTLRKATSYTSNFASSTTASSPSLNSLYNTHSRLTPSHQTLPRKSSLAALTPKSLASIPDVSESYAYNSVLAESPDRKMPPATPGKAGNDFVVGDVVEVPGNMFGTVRFIGSVDGKKGTFAGVELHPEFSQRGKNSGEVEGVSYFTTTLPGAGIFLPLNKAVRRDSPPSSSYGAFPHTPTASTMGGLKVGTQNSTNYTPPTPSVPMFSKSVGPGRASSPALKKSISRPSVRPESPVRKLQMTPGPRPSLATPGKVPSKYSSPAVNRFAQSVRGTSGDPSKAPRLDRKPSIGPRSASALGQTSMFDEDPAPPATLQRTQTNGSTNSVSSYNSKFRVPSRAGAGSRAASRAQNDDEIERLRTTLEDRERQLRDQASTLAEMESSLTELQTLMENSDLGAPKRNSIDDKDMAQLRALVKEKNEKIAMLTAEFDTHRADFRSTIDTLEMASAETERVYEKRIDELMIEIRELESRTDDVDSVARQLKQLEELVQELEEGLEDARRGEAEARGEVEFLRGEVERTRTELRREREKTSAAMNGSRGPTGGGDRPSGSKELEQKEDEIRGLKAIIHSLSRDSIPGGGADKPEDPSVRENALARERLERELAELHSVVKDKSQREEELEQELEMLRKGGATTQQPGPLPNGDAHRSSLRDSRDTVVLMRNSEPQPPTATHKRVRTLDTMPESDAYSSVTDNSTLWCEICETGGHDILTCTNMFGTESAKNNGDASKAVKDAVKADMQPIPAKDKPAPLSPVKAKTSAPPSSIKMLPNPTETGPVAGKETGVVDDSKWCAVCERDGHESYDCPFEDAF comes from the exons ATGTCCGTCACCACAACAACAGCGACCGCCGCTCACGCGCCGACCCATAGAAGTCTCGCCCACCCGCCGCGAACTCTTCGCAAAGCTACTAGCTACACCAGCAActtcgcctcctccacgACGGCTTCCTCCCCCAGCCTCAACTCGCTTTACAACACTCATTCGCGCCTGACGCCGTCCCATCAGACCCTGCCGCGCAAATCTTCCTTGGCCGCTTTGACTCCCAAATCACTTGCTTCCATTCCCGATGTAAGCGAGTCCTATGCCTACAACAGCGTGCTAGCCGAGTCACCCGATCGCAAGATGCCGCCCGCCACTCCCGGTAAGGCCGGGAACGACTTCGTCGTAGGCGATGTTGTCGAAGTCCCGGGGAACATGTTTGGCACCGTCCGCTTCATTGGTTCGGTGGatgggaagaagggcaccttTGCTGGTGTCGAGTTGCACCCCGAGTTCTCGCAGAGGGGCAAGAACTCTGGCGAAGTGGAAGG TGTCTCGTATTTCACCACGACTCTTCCTGGTGCCGGCATCTTCTTGCCCCTCAACAAAGCCGTCAGGCGAGATTCTCCTCCCAGCTCATCCTACGGCGCGTTTCCTCACACCCCGACGGCGAGTACCATGGGCGGTCTCAAAGTCGGTACCCAGAACTCGACGAACTACACACCTCCCACACCGTCGGTACCGATGTTTAGCAAATCTGTAGGGCCAGGCCGAGCTTCTAGCCCTGCGCTGAAGAAGTCGATCAGCAGGCCTTCCGTCCGGCCAGAGTCGCCCGTGCGAAAACTGCAAATGACGCCAGGTCCGAGACCGTCTCTGGCAACGCCCGGCAAGGTGCCCTCCAAGTACAGCTCGCCTGCCGTCAATCGTTTCGCTCAGAGCGTACGTGGGACGTCCGGAGATCCTAGCAAGGCACCAAGGCTGGATAGGAAACCAAGTATTGGGCCGCGCAGTGCGTCTGCCCTCGGCCAGACATCGATGTTTGACGAGGATCCTGCACCACCGGCTACACTGCAGCGGACACAGACGAATGGAAGCACGAACTCTGTGTCTTCATATAACTCAAAGTTCAGAGTTCCTTCGAGAGCTGGAGCTGGGTCGAGAGCTGCGTCGCGAGCCCAAAACGATGACGAAATCGAGCGCCTTAGGACAACCCTGGAAGACCGTGAACGGCAGTTGAGGGACCAGGCATCCACACTAGCGGAGATGGAAAGCAGTCTTACCGAGTTGCAAACACTCATGGAGAATTCGGATCTCGGAGCACCGAAACGAAACAgcatcgacgacaaggacaTGGCGCAACTTAGAGCATTggtcaaggagaagaacgAGAAAATTGCGATGCTCACGGCCGAGTTCGACACCCACCGGGCAGACTTCCGCAGCACCATTGACACCTTGGAAATGGCTAGCGCTGAGACGGAAAGAGTCTACGAAAAGCGAATCGATGAGTTGATGATTGAAATTCGGGAACTCGAATCCCGGACTGATGACGTAGACTCTGTGGCCCGACAGCTGAAGCAACTCGAGGAGCTAGTCCAGGAACTCGAGGAGGGCCTTGAGGATGCGCGACgcggcgaagccgaagcTAGAGGGGAAGTCGAGTTCCTTCGAGGCGAAGTCGAGCGCACGCGGACTGAACTGCGCCGTGAACGCGAGAAGACTTCGGCTGCGATGAACGGATCTAGAGGGCCAACCGGTGGTGGGGACCGCCCTTCTGGATccaaggagctggagcaAAAAGAAGATGAGATTCGGGGGCTGAAGGCTATTATCCACTCCCTCAGTCGAGATTCTATTCcaggtggcggcgccgacaagcccGAGGACCCTTCTGTTCGCGAGAACGCCCTGGCCCGGGAAAGATTGGAGCGCGAGTTGGCCGAGCTTCATTCCGTTGTCAAAGACAAGAGCCAGCGTGAAGAGGAGCTCGAGCAGGAGTTGGAGATGCTTCGCAAGGGGGGCGCCACGACCCAGCAGCCCGGTCCCTTGCCGAACGGCGATGCTCATCGCTCATCGCTTCGCGATTCGCGAGACACGGTCGTCTTGATGCGCAACAGCGAGCCCCAACCCCCCACAGCTACGCACAAGCGCGTCCGTACGCTAGACACGATGCCGGAGAGTGACGCCTACTCGTCAGTCACCGACAATAGTACTCTCTGGTGCGAGATTTGCGAGACTGGCGGTCACGATATCCTCACCTGCACCAACATGTTTGGCACCGAAAGTGCCAAGAACAATGGTGATGCCAGCAAGGCGGTCAAGGATGCTGTCAAAGCAGATATGCAGCCCATTCCTGCCAAGGACAAACCTGCCCCCCTGTCGCCAGTCAAGGCCAAGACATCGGCTCCTCCTTCCAGTATCAAGATGCTGCCGAACCCCACGGAGACGGGCCCGGTGGCTGGCAAGGAGACGGGCGTAGTGGATGACTCGAAGTGGTGTGCTGTTTGCGAAAGAGACGGGCACGAAAGTTATGATTGCCCATTCGAGGACGCATTCTAG
- a CDS encoding Putative serine/threonine-protein kinase, active — translation MAQIFLDILYSFGNCLNCFPGSPTLKINSRNFKILRLLGEGGFSYVYLVQDTQTSEELALKKIRCPFGAESVAQAMKEVDAYRLFARSPGIIHSVDHAIATERGGEPGSKTVYVLLPYYRRGNLQDLINANLVNHTAFPERRLMLLFLGVCKALREMHQYTGGSGGGQPGVGMERMEIGNGDEEDQGNGPKRKKSGKKNKGGKRVASMAAAAGADEEDENEQQRPLMEGETPGSGDVKSYAHRDIKPGNIMIDDSGSNPILMDLGSIAPSPIPITSHSLAIATQDTAAEHSTMPYRAPELFDVRTGTVIDTKVDIWSLGCTLYACLVGKSPFEARSDETGGSLSMCVLGGDWRFPDEGIKRTGTSGGMKGKAAATADAAASGAGEVKISEPIRNVVRKCLNVEPAERPDIDELIDMVEGVIEELPQDGSL, via the exons ATGGCACAAATATTCCTTGACATCCTCTACTCCTTTGGGAACTGCTTGAATTGCTTCCCCGGCTCGCCGACGCTCAAGATCAATAGCCGTAACTTCAAAATTCTCCGGCTCCTGGGCGAG GGCGGCTTCTCCTACGTCTACCTCGTCCAGGACACCCAGACCTCGGAAGAGCTCGCCCTCAAGAAGATCCGCTGCCCCTTCGGCGCCGAGTCCGTTGCCCAGGCGATGAAGGAGGTTGACGCCTACCGCCTCTTCGCCCGGTCTCCCGGCATCATCCACAGCGTCGAccacgccatcgccaccgaGCGAGGCGGCGAGCCCGGCTCCAAGACCGTCTACGTTCTGCTGCCCTACTACCGCCGCGGCAACCTCCAGGACCTCATCAACgccaacctcgtcaaccacACCGCCTTCCCCGAGCGCAGGCTCATGCTCCTGTTTCTGGGCGTTTGCAAGGCTCTCAGGGAGATGCACCAGTacaccggcggcagcggcggcgggcagccGGGCGTGGGTATGGAGAGGATGGAGATAGGTAacggcgatgaggaggacCAGGGCAACGGGCccaagagaaagaagagcgggaagaagaacaaggggGGCAAGCGCGTCGCGAGcatggccgccgcggcgggcgccgatgaggaggacgagaacgagcAGCAGAGGCCACTGATGGAAGGCGAGACGCCCGGTTCCGGCGACGTAAAGTCGTACGCGCACCGGGATATCAAACCAG gAAACATCATGATAGACGACTCGGGCTCGAACCCGATCCTCATGGACCTTGGCTCCATTGCGCCGTCCCCGATCCCCATCACGTCCCACTCTCTCGCCATCGCGACCCAGGACACGGCGGCCGAACACAGCACGATGCCCTACCGCGCCCCGGAGCTCTTTGACGTGCgcaccggcaccgtcatcgACACAAAGGTTGACATCTGGTCCCTGGGGTGCACCCTCTACGCCTGCCTCGTCGGCAAGTCCCCATTCGAGGCCCGCTCCGACGAGACGGGCGGCTCCCTCAGCATGtgcgtcctcggcggcgactggCGCTTCCCCGACGAGGGAATCAAGCGCACCGGCACCAGCGGCGGCATGAagggcaaggccgccgccacggccgacgcggcggcctcaGGTGCTGGTGAGGTCAAGATCAGCGAGCCCATCCGCAACGTTGTGAGAAAGTGTCTCAACGTCGAGCCCGCCGAGAGGCCGGATATTGACGAACTCATCGACATGGTCGAAGGCGTCATTGAGGAGTTGCCTCAGGATGGGTCGTTGTGA